A stretch of Oncorhynchus mykiss isolate Arlee chromosome 26, USDA_OmykA_1.1, whole genome shotgun sequence DNA encodes these proteins:
- the LOC110514539 gene encoding SKI family transcriptional corepressor 1 homolog-B-like isoform X11 has translation MESIPNQQPAGRDSSSSPSSKQDVQPFSSPISLKPNQVSETALYGVHIVSLVIDGQERLCLAQISNTLLKNYSYNEIHNRRVALGITCVQCTPVQLEILRRAGAMPISSRRCGMITKREAERLCKSFLGAHNPPKLPENFAFDVSHECAWGSRGSFIPARYNSSRAKCIKCTYCNMYFSPNKFIFHSHRTPESKYTQPDAANFNSWRRHLKLTDKSSSDDVAHAWEDVKAMFNGGSRKRTLPMSGSSMSSPLKSHSTSNPTQRSSPEVPHKTLRCDEDRGRPNISLSNGVRNYPVIPVPSKSFGMLQKIQPPLFPHPYGFPAFGLCQKKDDAVGETNKTNVSGVFWPGAKDSIYPSFPMFWPTAGGLPMPPYQQSPPKPPTELLSVRQSDLELSDQSDRCANTPKDSFQDSERCSSSQSTRNDEDKSGDEARSTEGLPTTPRKINYISAFRPVVKDAESIAKLYGNRDTYSGVRSGYLSPDFVSESSSYRSMSPDVDSVDDPDVDVESNRAHEDEESVQLSVEDRQSPPPLNSAHSGPEDSRELGTSPGPQPEDPHSGSSDDERQGGQVSERHDTPVYEVYTHEKDGHMPLNGPSTFGSKHSSPLQSNGVLHVSDPHKQRSPTREDVPQRAYQDQAKESPPCDGALRQHDVSRIHEKDIENMAKEELQKQLVEQVELRKKLEREFQSLKGPNEEGTVLQRRDGPTTSYCPSS, from the exons ATGGAGTCGATACCCAATCAACAACCAGCGGGACGAGACTCCAGCTCTTCCCCCAGCTCCAAGCAGGATGTTCAGCCCTTCTCCAGCCCCATCTCCCTGAAGCCTAACCAAGTCAGCGAGACCGCGTTGTATGGAGTGCACATCGTGTCTTTGGTCATAGATGGCCAGGAAAGACTTTGCTTGGCGCAGATATCCAACACATTGCTAAAGAACTACAGTTACAACGAAATCCATAACCGACGCGTTGCTCTTGGAATCACCTGCGTCCAGTGCACGCCCGTCCAGCTCGAGATACTGAGGCGCGCTGGCGCCATGCCAATTTCCTCGAGGCGCTGCGGTATGATCACCAAGCGGGAGGCGGAGAGGCTATGTAAATCATTCCTCGGTGCTCACAACCCACCAAAGCTACCGGAAAATTTCGCTTTTGATGTCTCTCATGAATGCGCGTGGGGAAGCAGAGGTAGCTTCATACCTGCCAGGTATAACAGCTCGAGGGCCAAGTGCATTAAATGCACATATTgtaacatgtatttttccccGAATAAATTCATATTCCACTCCCATCGCACTCCCGAGTCCAAGTATACGCAGCCAGATGCAGCAAACTTCAATTCGTGGAGGCGCCATCTCAAACTAACAGACAAAAGCTCGTCGGATGATGTTGCCCACGCGTGGGAGGATGTTAAAGCGATGTTCAACGGGGGAAGTCGTAAGAGGACGCTACCTATGAGTGGGTCATCCATGTCCTCTCCTTTGAAGTCACATTCCACCAGTAACCCAACCCAAAGAAGTTCCCCCGAGGTACCCCATAAAACGTTGCGCTGTGACGAAGACCGAGGTAGGCCTAACATCAGTCTGTCAAATGGCGTCCGGAACTACCCGGTTATCCCTGTGCCCAGTAAGAGCTTTGGGATGCTTCAAAAGATCCAGCCACCGCTCTTCCCCCACCCGTATGGATTCCCTGCGTTTGGACTGTGTCAAAAGAAGGACGACGCAGTGGGAGAGACAAATAAAACCAACGTTTCGGGTGTCTTTTGGCCAGGAGCAAAGGACAGTATCTATCCCTCTTTCCCGATGTTTTGGCCAACAGCAGGTGGCCTGCCGATGCCACCGTATCAACAGTCACCACCCAAACCACCCACAGAGCTCTTAAGTGTCAGACAGAGTGATCTCGAGTTATCGGATCAAAGTGACCGGTGCGCAAACACACCTAAGGATAGCTTTCAAGACAGCGAACGGTGCTCCAGCTCACAATCCACCCGGAACGACGAGGATAAATCCGGGGATGAGGCCCGGTCGACGGAAGGACTCCCCACAACTCCACGGAAGATAAATTACATCTCTGCGTTCAGACCTGTGGTGAAAGACGCCGAAAGCATTGCAAAGCTATACGGCAACAGGGACACGTACAGCGGTGTGCGCTCTGGTTACCTATCGCCAGATTTCGTGAGTGAAAGTTCTAGCTATAGGTCTATGTCCCCGGATGTGGATAGCGTGGACGACCCAGACGTTGACGTGGAGTCAAACAGGGCACACGAGGATGAAGAGTCAGTCCAACTGTCAGTGGAGGACCGTCAGAGTCCCCCGCCCCTCAACTCAGCCCATTCCGGGCCTGAAGATAGTCGAGAGCTGGGGACAAGTCCAGGACCACAACCGGAAGATCCCCACTCCGGGTCCTCTGATGACGAGAGGCAGGGTGGACAGGTGTCAGAGCGCCATGATACACCGGTGTACGAA GTGTACACACATGAAAAGGATGGACACATGCCTTTGAACGGTCCATCTACGTTTGGATCAAAACATAGCAGCCCATTGCAATCGAACG GTGTACTCCATGTTTCCGACCCACACAAACAACGTTCTCCTACAAGAGAGGACGTTCCACAGAGAGCCTATCAGGACCAAGCAAAGGAAAGCCCACcat GCGATGGGGCATTACGTCAGCATGACGTCAGTAGGATCCACGAAAAAGATATCGAAAACATGGCTAAAG AGGAACTTCAGAAACAGCTTGTCGAACAAGTGGAGCTCAGAAAAAAGTTGGAACGCGAATTTCAAAGTTTAAAAG GACCAAATGAAGAGGGAACTGTCCTACAGAGAAGAGATGGTCCAACAACTTCATATTGTCCGAG CTCATGA
- the LOC110514539 gene encoding SKI family transcriptional corepressor 1 homolog-B-like isoform X10, with protein MESIPNQQPAGRDSSSSPSSKQDVQPFSSPISLKPNQVSETALYGVHIVSLVIDGQERLCLAQISNTLLKNYSYNEIHNRRVALGITCVQCTPVQLEILRRAGAMPISSRRCGMITKREAERLCKSFLGAHNPPKLPENFAFDVSHECAWGSRGSFIPARYNSSRAKCIKCTYCNMYFSPNKFIFHSHRTPESKYTQPDAANFNSWRRHLKLTDKSSSDDVAHAWEDVKAMFNGGSRKRTLPMSGSSMSSPLKSHSTSNPTQRSSPEVPHKTLRCDEDRGRPNISLSNGVRNYPVIPVPSKSFGMLQKIQPPLFPHPYGFPAFGLCQKKDDAVGETNKTNVSGVFWPGAKDSIYPSFPMFWPTAGGLPMPPYQQSPPKPPTELLSVRQSDLELSDQSDRCANTPKDSFQDSERCSSSQSTRNDEDKSGDEARSTEGLPTTPRKINYISAFRPVVKDAESIAKLYGNRDTYSGVRSGYLSPDFVSESSSYRSMSPDVDSVDDPDVDVESNRAHEDEESVQLSVEDRQSPPPLNSAHSGPEDSRELGTSPGPQPEDPHSGSSDDERQGGQVSERHDTPVYEVYTHEKDGHMPLNGPSTFGSKHSSPLQSNGVLHVSDPHKQRSPTREDVPQRAYQDQAKESPPCDGALRQHDVSRIHEKDIENMAKEELQKQLVEQVELRKKLEREFQSLKGPNEEGTVLQRRDGPTTSYCPRSS; from the exons ATGGAGTCGATACCCAATCAACAACCAGCGGGACGAGACTCCAGCTCTTCCCCCAGCTCCAAGCAGGATGTTCAGCCCTTCTCCAGCCCCATCTCCCTGAAGCCTAACCAAGTCAGCGAGACCGCGTTGTATGGAGTGCACATCGTGTCTTTGGTCATAGATGGCCAGGAAAGACTTTGCTTGGCGCAGATATCCAACACATTGCTAAAGAACTACAGTTACAACGAAATCCATAACCGACGCGTTGCTCTTGGAATCACCTGCGTCCAGTGCACGCCCGTCCAGCTCGAGATACTGAGGCGCGCTGGCGCCATGCCAATTTCCTCGAGGCGCTGCGGTATGATCACCAAGCGGGAGGCGGAGAGGCTATGTAAATCATTCCTCGGTGCTCACAACCCACCAAAGCTACCGGAAAATTTCGCTTTTGATGTCTCTCATGAATGCGCGTGGGGAAGCAGAGGTAGCTTCATACCTGCCAGGTATAACAGCTCGAGGGCCAAGTGCATTAAATGCACATATTgtaacatgtatttttccccGAATAAATTCATATTCCACTCCCATCGCACTCCCGAGTCCAAGTATACGCAGCCAGATGCAGCAAACTTCAATTCGTGGAGGCGCCATCTCAAACTAACAGACAAAAGCTCGTCGGATGATGTTGCCCACGCGTGGGAGGATGTTAAAGCGATGTTCAACGGGGGAAGTCGTAAGAGGACGCTACCTATGAGTGGGTCATCCATGTCCTCTCCTTTGAAGTCACATTCCACCAGTAACCCAACCCAAAGAAGTTCCCCCGAGGTACCCCATAAAACGTTGCGCTGTGACGAAGACCGAGGTAGGCCTAACATCAGTCTGTCAAATGGCGTCCGGAACTACCCGGTTATCCCTGTGCCCAGTAAGAGCTTTGGGATGCTTCAAAAGATCCAGCCACCGCTCTTCCCCCACCCGTATGGATTCCCTGCGTTTGGACTGTGTCAAAAGAAGGACGACGCAGTGGGAGAGACAAATAAAACCAACGTTTCGGGTGTCTTTTGGCCAGGAGCAAAGGACAGTATCTATCCCTCTTTCCCGATGTTTTGGCCAACAGCAGGTGGCCTGCCGATGCCACCGTATCAACAGTCACCACCCAAACCACCCACAGAGCTCTTAAGTGTCAGACAGAGTGATCTCGAGTTATCGGATCAAAGTGACCGGTGCGCAAACACACCTAAGGATAGCTTTCAAGACAGCGAACGGTGCTCCAGCTCACAATCCACCCGGAACGACGAGGATAAATCCGGGGATGAGGCCCGGTCGACGGAAGGACTCCCCACAACTCCACGGAAGATAAATTACATCTCTGCGTTCAGACCTGTGGTGAAAGACGCCGAAAGCATTGCAAAGCTATACGGCAACAGGGACACGTACAGCGGTGTGCGCTCTGGTTACCTATCGCCAGATTTCGTGAGTGAAAGTTCTAGCTATAGGTCTATGTCCCCGGATGTGGATAGCGTGGACGACCCAGACGTTGACGTGGAGTCAAACAGGGCACACGAGGATGAAGAGTCAGTCCAACTGTCAGTGGAGGACCGTCAGAGTCCCCCGCCCCTCAACTCAGCCCATTCCGGGCCTGAAGATAGTCGAGAGCTGGGGACAAGTCCAGGACCACAACCGGAAGATCCCCACTCCGGGTCCTCTGATGACGAGAGGCAGGGTGGACAGGTGTCAGAGCGCCATGATACACCGGTGTACGAA GTGTACACACATGAAAAGGATGGACACATGCCTTTGAACGGTCCATCTACGTTTGGATCAAAACATAGCAGCCCATTGCAATCGAACG GTGTACTCCATGTTTCCGACCCACACAAACAACGTTCTCCTACAAGAGAGGACGTTCCACAGAGAGCCTATCAGGACCAAGCAAAGGAAAGCCCACcat GCGATGGGGCATTACGTCAGCATGACGTCAGTAGGATCCACGAAAAAGATATCGAAAACATGGCTAAAG AGGAACTTCAGAAACAGCTTGTCGAACAAGTGGAGCTCAGAAAAAAGTTGGAACGCGAATTTCAAAGTTTAAAAG GACCAAATGAAGAGGGAACTGTCCTACAGAGAAGAGATGGTCCAACAACTTCATATTGTCCGAG AAGCTCATGA
- the LOC110514539 gene encoding SKI family transcriptional corepressor 1 homolog-B-like isoform X6, with protein MESIPNQQPAGRDSSSSPSSKQDVQPFSSPISLKPNQVSETALYGVHIVSLVIDGQERLCLAQISNTLLKNYSYNEIHNRRVALGITCVQCTPVQLEILRRAGAMPISSRRCGMITKREAERLCKSFLGAHNPPKLPENFAFDVSHECAWGSRGSFIPARYNSSRAKCIKCTYCNMYFSPNKFIFHSHRTPESKYTQPDAANFNSWRRHLKLTDKSSSDDVAHAWEDVKAMFNGGSRKRTLPMSGSSMSSPLKSHSTSNPTQRSSPEVPHKTLRCDEDRGRPNISLSNGVRNYPVIPVPSKSFGMLQKIQPPLFPHPYGFPAFGLCQKKDDAVGETNKTNVSGVFWPGAKDSIYPSFPMFWPTAGGLPMPPYQQSPPKPPTELLSVRQSDLELSDQSDRCANTPKDSFQDSERCSSSQSTRNDEDKSGDEARSTEGLPTTPRKINYISAFRPVVKDAESIAKLYGNRDTYSGVRSGYLSPDFVSESSSYRSMSPDVDSVDDPDVDVESNRAHEDEESVQLSVEDRQSPPPLNSAHSGPEDSRELGTSPGPQPEDPHSGSSDDERQGGQVSERHDTPVYEVYTHEKDGHMPLNGPSTFGSKHSSPLQSNGVLHVSDPHKQRSPTREDVPQRAYQDQAKESPPCDGALRQHDVSRIHEKDIENMAKEELQKQLVEQVELRKKLEREFQSLKGPNEEGTVLQRRDGPTTSYCPRHVVQRVGSRKKGALCNTTEAKRSS; from the exons ATGGAGTCGATACCCAATCAACAACCAGCGGGACGAGACTCCAGCTCTTCCCCCAGCTCCAAGCAGGATGTTCAGCCCTTCTCCAGCCCCATCTCCCTGAAGCCTAACCAAGTCAGCGAGACCGCGTTGTATGGAGTGCACATCGTGTCTTTGGTCATAGATGGCCAGGAAAGACTTTGCTTGGCGCAGATATCCAACACATTGCTAAAGAACTACAGTTACAACGAAATCCATAACCGACGCGTTGCTCTTGGAATCACCTGCGTCCAGTGCACGCCCGTCCAGCTCGAGATACTGAGGCGCGCTGGCGCCATGCCAATTTCCTCGAGGCGCTGCGGTATGATCACCAAGCGGGAGGCGGAGAGGCTATGTAAATCATTCCTCGGTGCTCACAACCCACCAAAGCTACCGGAAAATTTCGCTTTTGATGTCTCTCATGAATGCGCGTGGGGAAGCAGAGGTAGCTTCATACCTGCCAGGTATAACAGCTCGAGGGCCAAGTGCATTAAATGCACATATTgtaacatgtatttttccccGAATAAATTCATATTCCACTCCCATCGCACTCCCGAGTCCAAGTATACGCAGCCAGATGCAGCAAACTTCAATTCGTGGAGGCGCCATCTCAAACTAACAGACAAAAGCTCGTCGGATGATGTTGCCCACGCGTGGGAGGATGTTAAAGCGATGTTCAACGGGGGAAGTCGTAAGAGGACGCTACCTATGAGTGGGTCATCCATGTCCTCTCCTTTGAAGTCACATTCCACCAGTAACCCAACCCAAAGAAGTTCCCCCGAGGTACCCCATAAAACGTTGCGCTGTGACGAAGACCGAGGTAGGCCTAACATCAGTCTGTCAAATGGCGTCCGGAACTACCCGGTTATCCCTGTGCCCAGTAAGAGCTTTGGGATGCTTCAAAAGATCCAGCCACCGCTCTTCCCCCACCCGTATGGATTCCCTGCGTTTGGACTGTGTCAAAAGAAGGACGACGCAGTGGGAGAGACAAATAAAACCAACGTTTCGGGTGTCTTTTGGCCAGGAGCAAAGGACAGTATCTATCCCTCTTTCCCGATGTTTTGGCCAACAGCAGGTGGCCTGCCGATGCCACCGTATCAACAGTCACCACCCAAACCACCCACAGAGCTCTTAAGTGTCAGACAGAGTGATCTCGAGTTATCGGATCAAAGTGACCGGTGCGCAAACACACCTAAGGATAGCTTTCAAGACAGCGAACGGTGCTCCAGCTCACAATCCACCCGGAACGACGAGGATAAATCCGGGGATGAGGCCCGGTCGACGGAAGGACTCCCCACAACTCCACGGAAGATAAATTACATCTCTGCGTTCAGACCTGTGGTGAAAGACGCCGAAAGCATTGCAAAGCTATACGGCAACAGGGACACGTACAGCGGTGTGCGCTCTGGTTACCTATCGCCAGATTTCGTGAGTGAAAGTTCTAGCTATAGGTCTATGTCCCCGGATGTGGATAGCGTGGACGACCCAGACGTTGACGTGGAGTCAAACAGGGCACACGAGGATGAAGAGTCAGTCCAACTGTCAGTGGAGGACCGTCAGAGTCCCCCGCCCCTCAACTCAGCCCATTCCGGGCCTGAAGATAGTCGAGAGCTGGGGACAAGTCCAGGACCACAACCGGAAGATCCCCACTCCGGGTCCTCTGATGACGAGAGGCAGGGTGGACAGGTGTCAGAGCGCCATGATACACCGGTGTACGAA GTGTACACACATGAAAAGGATGGACACATGCCTTTGAACGGTCCATCTACGTTTGGATCAAAACATAGCAGCCCATTGCAATCGAACG GTGTACTCCATGTTTCCGACCCACACAAACAACGTTCTCCTACAAGAGAGGACGTTCCACAGAGAGCCTATCAGGACCAAGCAAAGGAAAGCCCACcat GCGATGGGGCATTACGTCAGCATGACGTCAGTAGGATCCACGAAAAAGATATCGAAAACATGGCTAAAG AGGAACTTCAGAAACAGCTTGTCGAACAAGTGGAGCTCAGAAAAAAGTTGGAACGCGAATTTCAAAGTTTAAAAG GACCAAATGAAGAGGGAACTGTCCTACAGAGAAGAGATGGTCCAACAACTTCATATTGTCCGAG ACACGTTGTGCAGCGAGTTGGATCAAGAAAGAAAGGCGCGTTATGCAATACAACAGAAGCTAAAAG AAGCTCATGA